Genomic window (Daucus carota subsp. sativus chromosome 5, DH1 v3.0, whole genome shotgun sequence):
CATCGACGAGTACAAGATCAGAATCCAAATATATAATGCGGCTAACACACCGTGGTAACAAATCAGCGAGGTAATTCCTGGCGTAGTTCAATGGTTGTTCTAATGCTGATCGTACCGACGACGAAATAAGGGTCCGAACTAGATCCGGATTAAAAAAGTACAACTTAAAATTCAACTTAGGGAATGTAGACGAAACTAGGGTTTCCAAATTCGATTCGGAGACTAGAAAGTGAAAAAAGATGTTCTCAGGACATACCGAGTGCTGTAAAATCGAGTGAACGGCTGCGATTGAGCCACGTAGATACTCGACATCGAGCGTAATCGCTATATGTATCAAGGATTCATCACAGACGCTGAATCTCTTGGATTTGGACCGGCATTTATCAGAATTAACGAAAACGGATGCTTTTTTGAAGGGCAATCTGGTAATTTTGTTACCGGCGGTGGCAATTTGGCCTGAAAACTGAAGATTCGACGATCGAATAGCTTCCGCCGGAGGAAACGATTGGAGAGACGGAGACAACACAATCATAATCATCGCGGCGGAGAAGAAGCCGGAGAATTTCATAATCCAGAGCATAATTCTATAAGGCCTCTTCTTCTCCCTCGAATCCTTCCTCTATTATAGATACAGAGAGATTCTATATATAATGAAAGCTAGGGTTCCGCCAGA
Coding sequences:
- the LOC108220055 gene encoding probable galacturonosyltransferase-like 7, which gives rise to MLWIMKFSGFFSAAMIMIVLSPSLQSFPPAEAIRSSNLQFSGQIATAGNKITRLPFKKASVFVNSDKCRSKSKRFSVCDESLIHIAITLDVEYLRGSIAAVHSILQHSVCPENIFFHFLVSESNLETLVSSTFPKLNFKLYFFNPDLVRTLISSSVRSALEQPLNYARNYLADLLPRCVSRIIYLDSDLVLVDDVSKLWITSLGTKTIGAPEYCHANFTNYFTAKFWQNKRYSRTFSGRSPCYFNTGVMVIDLVKWRRVGYTKRIEKWMEIQKSERIYELGSLPPYLLVFGGRVAPIEHRWNQHGLGGDNVKGSCRDLHPGPVSLLHWSGSGKPWIRLDSKRACPLDSLWAPYDLYGYST